In one window of Chryseobacterium viscerum DNA:
- a CDS encoding T9SS type B sorting domain-containing protein — protein MKSFIFSLLFLLLGIPTCAQRDTDHWFAPYYASVSYTQALYLSTDSATPFVVTINSNNVPIGNVTISKGAPQTFVVPIGNIAANVTTDAFTTINKGLYVQGAKPFYCSLRMVSSTTHAEIITSKGKAGIGKEFYVAGTPTTATLTLYNFTAGILATENNTVVTVTWNGNVTFFGGTPTTHSQTITLNKGQSFIFAGGPGLNGQNLSAFIGAKIVSDKPITLTNGNVNGNFGSNTSTGSDAILDQAVPTDRLGSTFAMVRTRSTNADLEGGIVVGTENNTQIFINGSNTPIATINSGEFYRISGSNYVQQGNSGHFNMFITTSKNVYLYQMVSVNNSSATCGFNYIPPLNCFLPRKIEEIGKINEMPTGPGVTSTVPTGAIVKLNILTETGANVTVNGNTPTAAEGPFALTGNSGWVTYAIPSITGNVTVVSDKAVTAGINGGYSTSGYGGYFAGFSSIPLISKKTGECIPGIVLEVSDSYDTYQWFLNGNPITGANANTYTPLIAGNYTVKISVSSCNPATTPVYKVYTCLEESTKAITVCEGYQTIVPEFTNSTQTYVPSTVTIITPPANGTVTIDTAGVINYVPNFGYLGTDTIVYKFCGNNPDFTDCEQVTLTLTVSESPIVKDAALRSCFQPSNPALGVFNLTSAGVNVQPGTIKQYYPSPTDAHNGTNEIPTPANYIAPTGVVYVKVSNANGCYRIAEITLTVIPPLYSEVLKDKIICIENTTTLDAGPGFTSYEWSTGATTQSIKNVGVGTYWVDLKTRECTTRQTVKVYASENPVISDITINNNTVTLNVIAGTAPYQYSMDNINWQDENIFTNISRGSHTFYVRDSYKCAPLQIEITVPNLINIITPNGDGINDVLDYSALANKNNFTFSIYDRYGSKLHVGSKLNGFKWDGAMDGKKVPTGTYWFDMGWNENNTKQTPIKYTGWVVVKNRN, from the coding sequence ATGAAAAGCTTTATATTTAGTCTATTATTCTTATTATTAGGCATCCCAACCTGTGCTCAAAGAGATACAGATCACTGGTTTGCACCTTATTACGCCTCTGTAAGTTATACGCAGGCATTATATCTTTCTACCGATTCTGCAACTCCTTTTGTTGTTACCATTAACAGCAACAATGTTCCGATTGGTAATGTAACCATCAGTAAGGGCGCTCCTCAGACATTTGTGGTACCTATTGGCAATATAGCCGCCAATGTTACAACAGATGCATTTACTACTATTAATAAAGGTTTATATGTACAAGGTGCCAAGCCATTCTACTGTTCATTAAGAATGGTAAGCAGTACTACACACGCTGAAATTATAACAAGTAAAGGAAAGGCCGGGATTGGCAAAGAATTTTATGTAGCCGGAACTCCTACTACCGCAACACTTACCTTGTATAACTTCACGGCAGGGATATTGGCAACAGAAAACAATACGGTAGTAACCGTTACATGGAATGGAAATGTAACATTTTTTGGAGGAACACCAACCACCCATTCGCAAACCATTACTCTCAACAAAGGGCAATCATTTATTTTTGCCGGAGGTCCTGGACTCAATGGTCAAAACCTATCAGCTTTTATTGGAGCTAAAATTGTTTCTGATAAACCTATTACCCTTACCAACGGAAATGTTAATGGAAATTTTGGAAGCAACACCAGTACGGGATCGGATGCCATTCTTGATCAGGCTGTACCTACAGATAGACTTGGAAGCACTTTTGCCATGGTAAGAACCAGATCTACCAATGCCGATCTGGAAGGTGGTATCGTTGTAGGAACAGAAAACAATACCCAAATATTCATCAATGGTTCTAACACTCCTATTGCGACTATCAATAGTGGTGAATTTTACAGAATTTCAGGGAGCAATTATGTTCAGCAGGGAAATTCCGGGCATTTTAATATGTTTATTACGACTTCAAAAAATGTCTATTTATATCAGATGGTTTCTGTGAATAACAGCAGTGCAACCTGTGGTTTCAATTATATCCCGCCATTAAACTGTTTTCTTCCCCGAAAAATTGAAGAAATCGGGAAGATCAATGAAATGCCAACGGGACCGGGGGTAACAAGTACTGTTCCAACCGGAGCCATTGTAAAACTGAATATTTTAACGGAAACCGGAGCCAATGTAACGGTAAACGGAAATACTCCCACTGCTGCAGAAGGACCTTTCGCCTTGACGGGGAATAGCGGCTGGGTAACCTATGCTATCCCATCCATTACCGGAAATGTAACAGTAGTTTCTGATAAGGCTGTAACAGCGGGTATTAACGGTGGATACAGTACATCCGGATATGGTGGATACTTCGCTGGTTTCTCTTCTATTCCGTTGATTTCCAAAAAGACAGGAGAATGTATTCCTGGTATTGTACTGGAAGTAAGTGACAGTTATGATACCTACCAATGGTTCCTTAACGGAAACCCTATTACCGGAGCTAATGCCAATACTTATACTCCACTGATTGCAGGGAATTATACGGTAAAAATTTCAGTGAGCTCTTGTAATCCGGCAACTACTCCGGTTTATAAGGTCTACACCTGTCTTGAAGAGTCTACCAAAGCGATAACTGTTTGTGAAGGATACCAGACTATAGTACCTGAATTTACCAATTCTACCCAAACCTATGTTCCAAGTACAGTAACTATTATTACCCCTCCGGCAAATGGCACTGTTACTATTGATACAGCAGGAGTGATTAATTACGTTCCAAACTTCGGTTATCTGGGTACTGACACTATTGTTTATAAGTTTTGTGGAAACAACCCGGATTTTACAGATTGTGAACAGGTAACTTTAACATTAACGGTTTCTGAAAGCCCAATCGTGAAAGATGCGGCCTTAAGATCATGCTTCCAGCCTTCTAATCCGGCACTTGGGGTATTTAATTTAACATCAGCAGGAGTTAATGTGCAACCTGGAACTATTAAGCAGTATTATCCGTCTCCTACTGATGCACACAACGGAACAAACGAAATCCCGACTCCAGCCAATTATATTGCGCCTACTGGTGTGGTTTACGTTAAAGTAAGCAATGCCAACGGATGTTACAGAATTGCAGAAATAACTCTTACAGTTATTCCTCCTCTGTACTCAGAAGTATTGAAGGATAAGATTATCTGTATAGAAAACACTACTACATTAGATGCAGGGCCAGGTTTTACTTCTTATGAATGGAGTACGGGAGCGACAACCCAGTCCATCAAAAATGTAGGAGTTGGAACCTATTGGGTAGATCTGAAAACCAGAGAATGTACCACCAGACAAACGGTGAAGGTGTATGCTTCTGAAAATCCTGTTATTTCGGATATTACTATTAACAATAATACGGTTACTTTAAACGTAATTGCAGGAACAGCACCTTATCAGTATTCGATGGACAATATCAACTGGCAGGATGAAAATATATTTACCAATATATCTCGTGGAAGCCATACTTTCTACGTAAGGGATTCATACAAATGTGCTCCTCTGCAGATAGAAATCACGGTTCCTAATCTGATCAACATCATTACTCCTAACGGTGATGGAATCAATGACGTCCTTGATTATTCTGCTTTGGCAAATAAAAATAATTTCACGTTCAGCATCTATGACAGATACGGAAGTAAGCTTCATGTAGGAAGTAAATTAAACGGATTTAAATGGGACGGAGCCATGGATGGCAAAAAAGTACCTACCGGAACCTACTGGTTTGATATGGGCTGGAATGAGAACAATACAAAACAAACTCCAATAAAATATACGGGATGGGTTGTAGTAAAAAACAGGAATTAG